The following are encoded together in the Zingiber officinale cultivar Zhangliang chromosome 8A, Zo_v1.1, whole genome shotgun sequence genome:
- the LOC122012531 gene encoding probable lysophospholipase BODYGUARD 3: protein MKGGGVGGGKSGGDQSLLTLAGELLNAGVSFLVFSFLDVLDVVLCLVYKLIDYFIEAEWKPCYCCSSYAGGMVAGGGSSFLLSVNRGPKVVRLCSAKLQLEDVSDTLYSRPSRVSEFSRKAAVAVAANTSMSVKSPAPPAASFAVSANVIEMLRGKIDGRRHRRPKPIPLWSDCDCKVCNSWSSSSSSGGESRLYVHTDGPGDGRRGTTSTDVLFIHGFISSSTFWTETVFQEFTEETRSRHRLFAVDLLGFGRSPKPADSLYTLREHIDMIEKSVLQVHDIKSFHIVAHSLGCIIALALAVRHPEAVKSLTLLSPPYFPVPRGEEPTQFVMRQVAPRRVWPAIAFGASMACWYEHVSRTICLLICKNHRIWDFLFKFFTRNRIRTFMIEVFMCHTHNAAWHTLHNVICASAEKMESYLETVREKLSCDVRVFHGDGDELLPVECSYDLAAKVPRARVKVFQKKDHVTILVGQQRAFARELEQIWRDND from the exons ATGAAGGGCGGCGGCGTCGGCGGCGGCAAGAGTGGCGGTGATCAGTCCTTGCTCACTCTCGCTGGGGAGCTGCTCAACGCTGGCGTCAGCTTCCTCGTCTTCTCCTTCCTCGACGTCCTCGATGTCGTCCTCTGCCTCGTCTACAAGCTCATAGACTACTTCATCGAAGCTGAGTGGAAGCCCTGCTACTGCTGCAGCTCTTACGCCGGAGGCATGGTCGCTGGCGGCGGTAGCAGCTTCCTCTTGTCCGTCAACAGAGGTCCCAAGGTGGTCCGCCTCTGCTCCGCCAAGCTCCAACTCGAGGACGTCTCCGACACGCTCTACTCCCGCCCCTCTCGCGTCTCCGAGTTTTCCCGCAAGGCAGCCGTCGCCGTCGCCGCGAACACCAGCATGTCGGTAAAATCGCCAGCGCCGCCGGCCGCCTCCTTCGCCGTCAGCGCCAACGTGATAGAGATGCTCCGGGGGAAAATCGACGGCCGACGGCATCGGCGGCCCAAGCCCATTCCGCTCTGGTCCGACTGCGACTGCAAGGTCTGCAACTCCTGGAGCAGCTCCTCCTCCTCCGGGGGCGAATCCCGGCTCTACGTCCACACCGACGGCCCTGGAGACGGCCGGCGGGGGACGACGTCCACCGACGTGTTGTTCATCCACGGTTTTATTTCCTCCTCCACGTTCTGGACCGAGACGGTGTTCCAGGAGTTCACCGAGGAGACGCGGTCGCGTCACCGGCTCTTCGCCGTCGACCTGCTCGGCTTCGGTCGGAGCCCCAAGCCGGCGGACTCCCTCTACACTCTGCGAGAGCACATCGACATGATCGAGAAGTCGGTGCTGCAGGTCCACGACATCAAATCCTTCCACATTGTCGCCCACTCTCTCGGCTGCATCATCGCGCTCGCCCTCGCCGTCCGCCACCCCGAAGCCGTCAAGTCCCTCACCTTGCTCTCGCCG CCATACTTTCCGGTGCCGAGAGGGGAGGAGCCGACGCAGTTCGTAATGCGGCAGGTGGCGCCCCGCCGGGTGTGGCCGGCGATCGCCTTCGGCGCCTCCATGGCATGCTGGTACGAGCACGTGAGCAGGACAATTTGCCTGCTCATCTGCAAGAACCACCGGATTTGGGActtcctcttcaaattcttcaccCGAAACCG GATTCGGACGTTCATGATCGAGGTGTTCATGTGCCACACGCACAACGCAGCGTGGCACACGCTGCACAACGTCATCTGCGCGAGCGCGGAGAAGATGGAGAGCTACCTGGAGACGGTGCGGGAGAAGCTGAGCTGCGACGTCCGGGTGTTCCACGGTGACGGCGACGAGCTCCTCCCCGTCGAGTGCAGCTACGACCTGGCGGCCAAAGTCCCCCGCGCCCGGGTCAAGGTCTTCCAGAAGAAGGACCACGTCACTATCCTCGTCGGCCAGCAGAGGGCCTTCGCCAGAGAGCTGGAGCAGATTTGGAGGGACAACGATTGA